Proteins from a genomic interval of Chanodichthys erythropterus isolate Z2021 chromosome 6, ASM2448905v1, whole genome shotgun sequence:
- the LOC137021867 gene encoding paraneoplastic antigen Ma2-like, producing the protein MERMKKLVAELKGWCRGEALDEAHAVLVLIQEDVDTSTIEETMQTVKCLGRVRVRGRTFNSQLNRYLVLCECKEVVKGELVPAEVFPIDGGGPWLVIIADAATRASTQVNTSEMQQAPGKNVEDLRTLFPEDEAAAKSTEAILRAVSDLLDKTSKSSSEHGSYRRLRTFSGLLPTPAGEEQFDHWLGQARLMVEECDCSHREKRRRLMESLRGPALDIVKAARASDPDVGPEDCLEALEHAFGTAESGEELYFAFRLLQQQPGEKLSDFLRRLEQSLNRVVQRDGLPPGCTDRARLDQLLRGAIASDLMLVNLRLRERRAKPPTFLQLLKEIRTEEEYEASRKKITPVMQGGNVRQNADVKQTEIQNLKSEIKELKALVAAIVSKPAHDTSVSSEKSPPNVVYNECSSDSEITALKKQMKRLQQKVTNKVAEPQAAVSAVNTSKPRKPG; encoded by the coding sequence ATGGAACGTATGAAAAAGCTAGTAGCAGAATTAAAAGGATGGTGCCGTGGCGAGGCATTAGACGAGGCTCATGCAGTCCTGGTGCTCATTCAAGAAGATGTGGACACAAGTACAATAGAAGAGACAATGCAAACTGTGAAGTGTTTGGGACGTGTGCGAGTCAGAGGCCGAACTTTCAACAGTCAACTAAACCGATACTTGGTTTTGTGTGAATGTAAGGAAGTAGTAAAAGGGGAACTTGTTCCAGCTGAAGTGTTTCCTATTGATGGTGGAGGGCCGTGGCTTGTTATCATAGCAGATGCAGCTACCCGAGCCAGTACACAAGTTAATACGTCCGAAATGCAACAAGCTCCAGGTAAAAATGTTGAAGACCTTCGCACATTGTTCCCTGAAGATGAAGCTGCTGCCAAGTCAACAGAGGCCATCCTGCGAGCTGTGAGTGATTTACTTGACAAGACATCCAAGTCCTCCAGTGAGCATGGAAGTTATCGCCGCCTACGAACTTTCTCTGGGTTGTTGCCCACCCCAGCTGGAGAAGAGCAGTTCGACCATTGGTTGGGTCAAGCACGGCTCATGGTGGAAGAGTGTGACTGCTCTCACAGAGAGAAGAGGCGGAGACTGATGGAAAGTCTTAGAGGCCCGGCGCTTGACATTGTAAAAGCAGCACGAGCCAGTGATCCTGATGTGGGCCCCGAAGACTGCTTAGAGGCCCTGGAGCATGCTTTTGGGACAGCAGAGTCAGGAGAGGAGTTGTATTTTGCATTTCGTTTACTGCAGCAACAACCAGGTGAGAAGCTGTCTGACTTCCTCCGACGTCTAGAACAGTCGTTGAATAGGGTGGTGCAGAGAGATGGACTCCCCCCTGGATGTACAGATAGAGCAAGACTCGATCAATTGTTGCGTGGTGCGATAGCCTCTGATCTGATGTTAGTTAACCTTCGTTTGAGAGAGAGGAGAGCAAAGCCCCCAACCTTTCTCCAGCTGTTGAAGGAAATACGCACAGAAGAGGAATATGAGGCCTCACGAAAGAAGATTACTCCGGTCATGCAAGGTGGAAATGTACGGCAGAATGCTGATGTGAAACAGACGGAAATTCAGAACTTGAAGTCTGAGATTAAAGAACTTAAGGCCTTGGTTGCTGCTATTGTGTCTAAGCCAGCCCACGACACTTCAGTTAGTAGTGAGAAAAGTCCCCCAAATGTAGTGTACAATGAGTGTAGTTCAGACAGTGAGATAACAGCattgaaaaaacaaatgaaGCGCTTGCAACAGAAAGTAACAAATAAAGTAGCTGAACCTCAAGCTGCCGTTTCAGCTGTGAATACCTCAAAACCCAGAAAACCAGGCTAA